The genomic region ATCATGCAGATGAATTTTCCTCAAAGCCACAGCTCGCTCCATTACAAACTTTACATAATTTATCAGCTTCTCTTCCTTCTCAAAACCTTTAATGTCGAATAGATTTAAATTGTAATGCTTGAAATCTGATGGTTCCCACAGCACGTTAGTCTTTTTAGCATTATCAATACATGCATGCTTGTATCGTCCACACATATGACGTGATATCTACAATAGATGTAGGCAAAAATTAGAGTCTGCATAGAAGTGAAACAAACCGTTTATTTCAATATGTCTTAATGACAATAATAGGATTGTCCGGACATGCATTCAGCGTCAGGACCTTATCGATTAGGTTTCCTTTTCCTTTCCTTATTAATGCCTAGTCAGCCTTTAAACTCCAAATCCCAGCAATCCAAACATACAAAAATACCAAGTCTGATTTGCTAGTAAAATACTGCAGTGACACTGGTTTTTTGCAGGTACAAAGGGGGTCGTTGAGCCAAAAATCATACCTTGACATAAAAGCTATCGAGGGAAGGCGCGGCTTCAAGAAATAATAAAGTCCACTTAAGGTCACAGTCAGCAAAAATATTATACAGATATACAACTTTTAAATTACTGAATACAGGAACAAGCTTTTTAGGATGTTCAGGTTGAAACCAAACCTGCATCAGAAGAAATGAAAGAAACCAGTTTAATCAACGAGTAAAATAAAATCAATATATCAGAGACATGTTCAAATAGAGAATGCATACCATTTCATCATGGAAATCCAAATGAAGAATTGTAAGGTTCCTGGCGTTAGATAAACACCCACTCAATGTGAATGGTGTCTGCCAAAACAATAGAGCGGAGGCAACTCTTATGTAATGGAGCCGTGGGACATAGCCAAATCGCACTGGAGGGTCAACAGACAACCAGGTATCATAGACCAGACTAGCCAACTGAGGGAGACAGACCAACTCAACATGTTCAAAGTAGCATTTTATAAAATTTAGTGCAATTAGCTGGGAGCTAGGTGCATCCATCTTCAGTACAGAATCTAGCTGGCTCACCTGACACGAGTGCAGGGTCAGAGCCTGCAGCTTCTCGCATGTGTTCAATATGGTTGGCATGTCTGCTTCACCA from Triticum aestivum cultivar Chinese Spring chromosome 4A, IWGSC CS RefSeq v2.1, whole genome shotgun sequence harbors:
- the LOC123082742 gene encoding uncharacterized protein, whose protein sequence is MSLVSRVPMDLPSDHDADDQVNCLDSCEATKKLLATASAIKDLRLIFYLADSSHLHNIGQAVGNVVQSGNIEFLEFSIWPEIRGTICTDEHLMTFGRRLMSFLDACPNTFRWLNSIILRNLQFGEADMPTILNTCEKLQALTLHSCQVSQLDSVLKMDAPSSQLIALNFIKCYFEHVELVCLPQLASLVYDTWLSVDPPVRFGYVPRLHYIRVASALLFWQTPFTLSGCLSNARNLTILHLDFHDEMVWFQPEHPKKLVPVFSNLKVVYLYNIFADCDLKWTLLFLEAAPSLDSFYVKISRHMCGRYKHACIDNAKKTNVLWEPSDFKHYNLNLFDIKGFEKEEKLINYVKFVMERAVALRKIHLHDKENCKQCGCINKQAPSPISSKFPNNEGENNLIRRLLANGSSSSPIEIVIR